A window of Proteus columbae contains these coding sequences:
- the glnL gene encoding nitrogen regulation protein NR(II) — METADLPDNTLILDSLIHSVLVINKEFIICYANHSALQVLAQSRRKLFETPFTALFSYYSFDADLMRETLANGQSFTDNEVILVVNNQSHTMSLSAQPISEQHILLELAPMDSQRRLSQEQIQQAQQMAARELVRGLAHEIKNPLGGLRGAAQLLAKSLPDPALTEYTQVIIEQADRLRVLVDRLLGPQHPGTKIHQSIHHVVERVAQLISLECPENVTLLKDYDPSLPELSHYPDQIEQVLLNITRNALQAVEKTGGTIILRTRTAFQITLHGERHRLAARIDVIDTGDGIPPHLQDTLFYPMVSGREGGNGLGLSIARNLVDQHAGKIEFTSWPGNTEFSIYLPIK, encoded by the coding sequence ATGGAAACGGCAGACTTACCTGACAACACATTAATTTTAGACTCATTGATACACTCTGTATTGGTTATCAACAAAGAGTTTATTATTTGCTACGCAAATCATTCTGCGTTACAGGTTTTAGCACAAAGCCGTCGAAAATTATTTGAAACGCCTTTCACTGCCCTTTTCAGCTATTACTCTTTTGATGCTGATTTAATGCGTGAAACATTAGCGAATGGACAAAGCTTTACCGACAATGAAGTGATATTGGTTGTAAATAATCAATCACACACAATGTCGCTCAGTGCCCAACCTATTTCCGAGCAACACATTTTGCTGGAGCTGGCGCCTATGGATAGTCAACGCCGGTTAAGCCAAGAGCAGATACAACAAGCACAGCAAATGGCAGCGAGGGAATTGGTTAGGGGGCTGGCACATGAAATTAAAAATCCGTTGGGAGGATTACGGGGCGCGGCTCAATTGCTAGCAAAATCCTTACCTGATCCAGCTTTAACGGAATATACACAAGTCATTATTGAACAAGCTGATCGCCTACGTGTGCTGGTAGACAGATTACTCGGCCCCCAACATCCAGGGACAAAAATACATCAGAGTATTCACCATGTTGTTGAGCGTGTTGCTCAGCTTATTTCGCTCGAATGCCCTGAAAATGTCACCTTGCTAAAAGATTACGATCCCAGCTTACCTGAGTTATCACATTACCCAGATCAAATAGAACAAGTACTCCTAAATATTACACGCAACGCCTTACAAGCCGTCGAAAAAACAGGGGGAACGATTATTTTGCGTACCCGTACGGCTTTTCAAATCACACTTCATGGCGAACGTCACCGCCTTGCTGCGCGTATAGATGTGATTGATACCGGTGATGGCATTCCTCCTCATCTACAAGATACGCTTTTTTACCCCATGGTGAGTGGTAGAGAAGGTGGTAATGGATTAGGGCTCTCTATTGCGCGTAATTTAGTGGATCAACATGCAGGTAAAATTGAATTTACCAGTTGGCCCGGAAATACTGAATTTTCTATTTATTTACCAATTAAGTAG
- the glnG gene encoding nitrogen regulation protein NR(I) has product MQKGNVWVVDDDSSIRWVLERAISREGMSCKAFEHANDVLNALNTEQPDVLLSDIRMPDIDGLSLLKIIKEQYPTLPVIIMTAHSDLDAAVNAYQQGAFDYLPKPFDIDETLALIDRAITHYREQKQPNTDETLLQSVTDMIGEAPAMQEVYRIIGRLSRSSISVLINGESGTGKELVAHALHRHSPRASSPFIALNMAAIPKDLIESELFGHEKGAFTGASQVRQGRFEQANGGSLFLDEIGDMPLDIQTRLLRVLAEGQFYRVGGYAPVKVDVRIIAATHQDLERRVQAGDFREDLYHRLNVIRIQLPPLRDRTEDIPSLARYFLQKTAKELGVEAKVLHQQSLQIMMEYNWSGNVRQLENVCRWLTVMTASQEIMPQDLPQEIRQHDEKAKNISRISASQHWSQHLSLWADEALGEGKENILTDALPQFERTLLLSALAYTQGHKQDAARLLGWGRNTLTRKLKELGIEEY; this is encoded by the coding sequence ATGCAAAAAGGAAATGTATGGGTTGTTGATGATGACAGCTCCATTCGCTGGGTACTTGAACGTGCCATTTCTCGTGAAGGTATGTCTTGTAAAGCCTTTGAACATGCGAATGATGTGCTTAATGCACTCAATACAGAACAACCTGATGTATTGTTATCAGACATTCGTATGCCTGATATCGACGGTTTATCTCTTTTAAAAATAATTAAAGAACAATATCCAACTCTGCCCGTTATTATTATGACGGCACATTCTGATCTCGACGCTGCCGTTAATGCCTATCAACAAGGGGCATTTGATTACTTACCAAAGCCATTCGATATCGACGAAACATTGGCATTAATTGACCGCGCCATTACTCATTATCGCGAACAAAAACAACCGAATACCGATGAAACCTTGCTACAATCAGTTACAGATATGATTGGTGAAGCACCTGCAATGCAAGAGGTTTACCGTATTATTGGTCGGCTTTCTCGCTCCTCAATTAGTGTGCTCATTAATGGGGAATCGGGGACAGGAAAAGAGTTAGTGGCACATGCATTACATCGCCACAGTCCAAGAGCGTCCTCTCCTTTTATCGCCTTAAATATGGCGGCAATTCCTAAAGACTTGATTGAATCAGAGCTTTTTGGTCACGAAAAAGGGGCATTTACAGGCGCCTCTCAAGTACGCCAAGGTCGATTTGAACAAGCAAATGGCGGTTCACTGTTTCTTGATGAAATTGGTGATATGCCTCTTGATATTCAAACACGTTTACTGCGAGTCCTTGCTGAAGGGCAATTTTATCGAGTAGGCGGTTATGCCCCTGTAAAAGTCGATGTGCGTATTATTGCCGCTACTCATCAAGACTTAGAAAGGCGAGTTCAAGCCGGTGATTTTCGTGAAGATCTCTATCATCGCCTCAATGTCATACGCATTCAGTTACCACCATTACGCGATAGAACCGAAGATATTCCTAGCTTAGCGCGCTATTTTCTGCAAAAAACAGCAAAAGAATTGGGTGTCGAAGCCAAAGTTCTTCATCAGCAAAGTTTACAAATAATGATGGAATACAACTGGTCAGGTAACGTCAGACAATTAGAAAATGTGTGTCGCTGGTTAACGGTAATGACGGCAAGCCAAGAGATTATGCCTCAAGATTTACCACAAGAAATTCGCCAACATGATGAAAAAGCAAAAAATATCAGTCGAATTTCTGCTTCTCAACATTGGTCACAGCATCTTTCATTATGGGCAGATGAAGCATTAGGAGAAGGGAAAGAAAACATCTTAACAGATGCATTACCTCAATTTGAGCGTACTCTTTTACTAAGCGCCTTAGCATATACGCAAGGGCATAAACAAGATGCAGCACGATTATTAGGTTGGGGCAGAAATACATTAACCCGAAAATTAAAAGAGTTAGGAATAGAGGAATATTAG
- the hemN gene encoding oxygen-independent coproporphyrinogen III oxidase — MSEQTIIWDLDLIHKYNYSGPRYTSYPTALEFNQQYGDDDFIKASQRYLERPLSLYIHIPFCHKLCYFCGCNKIITRHKHKADEYLDVLEKEIINRARYFKDRKVTQMHWGGGTPTFLDKQQISRLVSLLRHHFHFVDNAELSIEIDPREIELDVIDHLRHEGFNRLSMGVQDFNKEVQQKVNREQDEAFIFALVERAREVGFHSTSIDLIYGLPKQTKESFAFTLKRVIELSPDRLSVFNYAHLPNLFAAQRKIKDEDLPLAEEKLEILQETISTLTTNGYQFIGMDHFAKPDDELAVAQRKGILHRNFQGYTTHEECDLLGMGVSAISMLGDNYAQNEKVLKEYYARVNSEGNALWRGLSLTNDDCIRRDVIKTLICNFSLRFSDIEKMHNIVFHDYFKEDLELLVPMKNDGLVEITKDGIQVTPRGRLLIRNICMCFDTYLRNQMRQRQFSRVI; from the coding sequence ATGTCAGAACAAACAATTATTTGGGATCTTGACCTGATCCATAAGTATAACTATTCAGGTCCTCGCTATACATCATACCCAACAGCATTAGAATTTAATCAGCAATATGGCGATGATGATTTTATCAAAGCGTCTCAGCGCTATCTTGAGCGCCCTTTATCGCTTTATATTCATATTCCTTTCTGCCATAAGCTGTGCTATTTCTGCGGCTGTAATAAAATTATTACGCGCCATAAACATAAAGCAGATGAATATCTTGATGTTTTAGAAAAAGAAATTATTAACAGAGCACGCTATTTTAAAGACAGAAAAGTGACTCAAATGCATTGGGGCGGGGGTACACCTACTTTTCTGGATAAGCAACAAATTAGCCGATTGGTTTCGCTATTACGTCACCATTTTCATTTTGTTGATAATGCAGAACTCTCTATTGAGATTGATCCTCGTGAAATTGAGCTAGATGTTATCGACCATCTACGTCATGAAGGATTTAATCGCCTGAGTATGGGGGTGCAAGATTTCAATAAAGAAGTGCAACAAAAAGTAAATCGTGAGCAAGACGAAGCATTTATTTTTGCATTGGTAGAGCGTGCGCGTGAAGTGGGTTTTCACTCTACCAGCATTGACTTAATTTATGGTTTACCTAAGCAAACCAAAGAGAGTTTTGCCTTTACATTAAAACGCGTTATTGAACTATCACCAGATAGATTGAGTGTTTTCAATTATGCGCACTTACCTAATTTATTCGCGGCTCAGCGTAAAATTAAAGATGAAGATCTCCCTTTAGCAGAAGAGAAGTTAGAAATATTACAAGAGACAATTTCTACGCTGACAACAAACGGCTATCAGTTTATTGGTATGGATCACTTTGCTAAACCGGACGATGAATTAGCGGTTGCTCAGCGTAAAGGTATTTTACACCGTAATTTCCAAGGCTATACCACTCATGAAGAGTGTGATTTATTAGGCATGGGAGTTTCTGCAATAAGTATGTTAGGTGATAACTATGCGCAAAATGAAAAAGTATTGAAAGAGTATTATGCGCGCGTTAATAGTGAAGGAAATGCACTATGGCGAGGTTTATCTCTGACTAATGATGATTGTATTCGCCGCGATGTGATTAAAACCTTAATTTGTAATTTTAGTCTGCGTTTTTCTGATATTGAAAAAATGCACAATATTGTCTTCCATGACTATTTTAAAGAAGATTTAGAATTACTTGTGCCAATGAAGAATGACGGTTTAGTTGAAATAACAAAAGACGGTATTCAAGTAACACCAAGAGGGCGCCTGCTTATTCGTAATATTTGTATGTGTTTCGATACGTATTTACGAAATCAAATGCGCCAACGTCAATTCTCGCGTGTAATTTAA
- a CDS encoding DUF799 domain-containing protein, with protein sequence MSRLFALMCLAFALVLTGCAQPVKTDYTAFKQSKPKSILVLVPQNHTTEVGAGHSFLSQVTYPLAEAGYYVFPVAVVEETFKQNGLSMAGDIHAVSPNKLREIFGADAVLYLDITEFGTTYQIISSDTRVTVTAKLVDLRNGGVLWSSSATASSTETEGSSGSLVGMLVSAVVNQIVNTVSDKSYQIAGITSVRLLSAGKANGILYGPRSPSYGKEAE encoded by the coding sequence ATGAGTCGCTTATTCGCTTTAATGTGCTTGGCTTTTGCGTTGGTATTAACGGGGTGCGCCCAACCTGTTAAAACAGATTACACTGCTTTTAAACAGAGTAAGCCAAAAAGTATTCTTGTATTAGTACCTCAAAACCATACAACGGAAGTTGGAGCGGGGCACAGTTTCTTATCTCAAGTGACATATCCTTTGGCAGAAGCGGGATATTATGTTTTTCCTGTTGCTGTCGTTGAAGAGACATTTAAGCAAAATGGTTTATCCATGGCTGGGGATATTCATGCAGTAAGTCCTAATAAACTACGTGAAATCTTTGGTGCTGATGCTGTTTTATACTTAGATATCACAGAGTTCGGAACGACATATCAAATTATTTCTAGTGATACGCGAGTTACCGTTACTGCTAAGCTTGTTGACCTTCGTAATGGTGGCGTGTTGTGGAGTAGTTCTGCAACGGCATCAAGTACCGAAACAGAAGGTTCATCAGGTAGTTTAGTAGGGATGTTAGTCTCAGCTGTTGTGAATCAAATTGTGAATACAGTATCAGACAAAAGCTACCAAATTGCAGGCATAACCAGTGTACGTTTACTTTCAGCAGGAAAGGCGAACGGTATTCTATATGGTCCTCGCTCTCCTAGTTATGGTAAAGAAGCAGAATAA
- a CDS encoding DUF4810 domain-containing protein, producing MSKSLISLILGALLLTGCASGPKPLYNWDSYQQVVYQHYQQSESDPQAQIDALKKSIELSRAKSLGIPPGLHAHLGMLYGATGALDLAMAEFNEEKVLYPESAEFMDRLMKNKGMQK from the coding sequence ATGTCTAAATCATTAATAAGCCTTATTTTAGGGGCATTATTACTGACGGGCTGTGCAAGTGGCCCTAAACCACTTTATAACTGGGACAGTTATCAACAAGTGGTATATCAGCACTATCAACAAAGTGAAAGTGACCCTCAAGCACAAATCGATGCATTGAAGAAAAGCATTGAGCTTTCTCGTGCTAAATCATTAGGTATTCCTCCAGGATTACATGCGCATTTAGGGATGTTATACGGTGCGACGGGCGCATTAGATTTAGCAATGGCAGAATTTAATGAAGAAAAAGTACTTTACCCTGAATCAGCAGAATTTATGGATCGTCTGATGAAAAACAAAGGAATGCAAAAATGA
- a CDS encoding CsgG/HfaB family protein, which translates to MNLNKLSFGLIMISASLLAGCASESSRSLEVAKVATYNTTYTGAKSAISIGKFDNRSSYMNGIFSDGVDRLGNQSKTILMTHLQQTGRFNVLDRANLSELKEEAGIKGQSQQLKGATYVITGDVTEFGRKEVGDRQLFGILGRGKTQVAYAKVNLNVVNVNTSEVVFSSQGAGEYELSNREIIGFGGTASYDSTLNGKVLDLAIREAVNNLVAGIESNAWQPSK; encoded by the coding sequence ATGAATTTAAATAAATTATCGTTTGGTTTGATCATGATTTCTGCTTCATTACTAGCAGGGTGTGCATCAGAATCTTCACGCTCTTTAGAAGTGGCTAAAGTAGCAACCTATAACACGACTTACACAGGTGCAAAAAGCGCGATTTCTATCGGTAAGTTTGATAACCGTTCTAGTTATATGAATGGGATCTTCTCTGATGGAGTTGATAGATTAGGAAATCAATCCAAAACTATTTTAATGACGCACTTACAACAAACAGGGCGTTTTAATGTATTAGACAGAGCCAATTTATCTGAATTAAAAGAAGAAGCCGGCATTAAAGGGCAAAGCCAACAATTGAAAGGCGCTACTTATGTGATCACTGGTGATGTGACAGAATTTGGTCGTAAAGAAGTCGGTGATCGTCAATTATTCGGTATTTTAGGTCGCGGTAAAACACAGGTTGCTTACGCAAAAGTGAATTTAAACGTTGTGAATGTGAATACATCAGAAGTTGTATTCTCATCTCAAGGTGCGGGTGAATACGAGCTTTCTAACCGTGAAATCATTGGGTTTGGTGGAACAGCAAGCTATGACTCAACACTGAACGGTAAAGTACTTGATTTAGCTATTCGTGAAGCAGTTAATAACTTAGTTGCTGGTATTGAGAGCAATGCTTGGCAGCCTTCAAAATAA
- a CDS encoding Tex family protein yields MNESLSRIIADELSVKPQQVLSAITLLDEGNTVPFVARYRKEVTGGLDDTQLRQLETRLGYLRELNDRRQTILKSIEEQGKLTPELRSSINETQSKTELEDLYLPYKPKRRTRGQIAIENGLEPLADLLWNEPQNNPEEAATAYINAEKGVDDTKSALDGARYILMERFSEDAGLLAKVRQYLWKNAHLVAKVIEGKEAEGAKFSDYFDHHEPIANVPSHRALAMFRGRNEGILQLSLNPDPQFEEAPKESYGEQLVTEHLGLRLNNQPADSWRKAVVSWTWRIKVLMHIETELMSQLREKAEEEAINVFARNLNDLLMAAPAGMRATMGLDPGLRTGVKVAVVDSTGKLIATDTIYPHTGQADKAAASVAALCIKHNVELVAIGNGTASRETERFFAETVKRYPEVKAQKVIVSEAGASVYSASELAANEFPDLDVSIRGAVSIARRLQDPLAELVKIDPKSIGVGQYQHDVSQTLLARKLDTVVEDCVNGVGVDLNTASVPLLTRVAGLSQSIAQNIISWRDENGRFVDRKQLLKVARLGPKAFEQCAGFLRIRDGKNPLDASTVHPEAYPVVENILQSTHQKIDDLMGNSALISQVDARAFITEQFGLPTINDILKELAKPGRDPRPEFKTATFAEGVETMNDLVSGMILEGTVTNVTNFGAFVDIGVHQDGLVHISSLADRFIEDPHTVVKTGDIVKVKVLEVDLARKRIALTMRLDEVAGDSDKKPSSSNTTNSVRNNKGQKPARNNRQPMNNGNNAGNSAMGDALAAAFGKKR; encoded by the coding sequence ATGAATGAATCATTAAGCCGAATTATTGCAGATGAGCTCTCTGTTAAGCCCCAGCAAGTCCTTTCGGCTATAACGTTACTGGATGAAGGGAATACGGTGCCATTTGTTGCCCGTTATCGTAAAGAGGTCACTGGCGGATTAGATGATACGCAATTACGTCAATTAGAAACTCGCCTCGGTTACTTACGGGAACTCAACGATCGCCGCCAAACAATTTTAAAATCAATTGAAGAACAAGGAAAACTGACACCAGAACTGCGCTCTTCAATTAATGAAACTCAAAGTAAAACAGAACTAGAAGATCTCTATCTTCCTTATAAGCCTAAGCGCCGTACTCGTGGCCAGATAGCGATTGAAAATGGATTAGAACCCTTAGCGGATTTACTGTGGAATGAACCACAAAATAATCCAGAAGAAGCGGCAACCGCTTATATCAACGCAGAAAAAGGTGTTGATGACACCAAATCAGCTTTAGATGGCGCACGTTATATTTTGATGGAACGTTTTTCAGAAGATGCGGGATTATTAGCAAAAGTTCGCCAATATTTATGGAAAAATGCGCATCTTGTTGCCAAAGTGATTGAGGGTAAAGAAGCTGAAGGGGCGAAGTTTAGTGATTATTTTGATCACCATGAGCCTATCGCTAATGTTCCCTCTCACCGCGCATTAGCTATGTTTCGTGGTCGTAACGAAGGTATTCTTCAATTATCACTTAATCCAGATCCGCAATTTGAAGAAGCACCCAAAGAAAGCTACGGTGAACAACTGGTTACAGAGCATTTAGGGTTACGTTTAAATAATCAACCTGCGGATAGTTGGCGTAAAGCTGTCGTAAGCTGGACTTGGCGCATAAAAGTTTTAATGCACATTGAAACCGAATTAATGAGCCAACTACGCGAAAAAGCGGAAGAAGAAGCAATTAATGTTTTTGCACGTAATCTTAATGATTTGTTGATGGCGGCACCTGCTGGCATGCGTGCCACAATGGGGCTTGATCCAGGTTTACGTACTGGTGTTAAAGTTGCAGTTGTTGATAGCACCGGCAAATTAATTGCTACAGATACAATTTATCCACATACAGGACAAGCGGATAAAGCGGCGGCAAGTGTAGCTGCGTTATGTATTAAGCATAATGTTGAATTAGTGGCGATTGGTAATGGTACGGCTTCTCGTGAAACAGAGCGATTTTTTGCTGAAACAGTAAAACGCTATCCAGAAGTGAAAGCGCAAAAAGTGATTGTTAGTGAAGCGGGCGCATCGGTATATTCAGCGTCAGAGCTTGCTGCTAATGAATTCCCTGATTTAGATGTTTCTATCCGTGGTGCGGTTTCTATCGCGCGTCGCTTACAAGATCCTCTGGCTGAACTTGTAAAAATTGATCCTAAATCAATTGGTGTGGGTCAATATCAGCATGATGTTAGCCAAACATTATTAGCGAGAAAACTTGATACTGTCGTTGAAGACTGTGTGAATGGTGTTGGTGTTGATTTAAATACAGCATCAGTACCGTTACTAACGCGTGTTGCAGGGCTTAGCCAATCTATTGCTCAAAATATTATTAGCTGGCGCGATGAAAACGGTCGTTTTGTTGATAGAAAACAGTTACTCAAAGTGGCACGTTTAGGGCCGAAAGCCTTTGAACAATGTGCCGGTTTCCTACGTATTCGAGATGGTAAAAACCCGCTTGATGCTTCAACGGTTCACCCTGAAGCGTATCCTGTTGTTGAAAATATTCTGCAATCTACCCATCAAAAAATTGATGATTTAATGGGTAATAGCGCTTTAATTTCACAAGTAGATGCAAGAGCATTTATTACAGAGCAGTTTGGTCTGCCAACGATTAATGACATTTTAAAAGAGTTAGCAAAACCAGGGCGCGACCCACGTCCAGAGTTTAAAACGGCGACTTTCGCTGAAGGTGTCGAAACGATGAACGACTTAGTTAGTGGTATGATCCTTGAAGGAACTGTGACCAACGTGACTAATTTCGGTGCATTCGTTGATATCGGTGTACACCAAGATGGCTTGGTTCATATCTCTTCTTTAGCAGATCGATTTATTGAAGATCCACATACTGTGGTGAAAACTGGAGATATTGTTAAAGTTAAAGTTCTAGAGGTTGATTTAGCTCGTAAGCGCATCGCACTGACTATGCGTTTAGATGAAGTCGCGGGTGATAGTGATAAAAAACCATCATCATCAAATACCACGAATTCTGTTAGAAATAACAAAGGGCAAAAACCAGCTCGTAATAACCGTCAGCCAATGAATAATGGTAATAATGCAGGAAATAGTGCAATGGGTGATGCTTTAGCAGCAGCTTTTGGGAAAAAACGCTAA
- the greB gene encoding transcription elongation factor GreB → MAKSNYITRDGWYALDKELKYLWKEERPRVTQSVSEAAAQGDRSENAEYIYGKKRLREIDRRVRFLSKRLDELKIVDPDPRQEGKVYFGAWVTLEDNDENVKTFRLVGPDEFDPAKQWISIDSPVARALIGKQVDDEISVQTPGGEVNYCVLSIKYHSE, encoded by the coding sequence ATGGCAAAAAGTAACTATATTACTCGTGATGGCTGGTATGCCTTAGACAAAGAGCTAAAATATCTTTGGAAAGAAGAGCGCCCGCGTGTCACACAATCGGTTTCAGAAGCAGCGGCACAAGGTGACCGTTCAGAAAATGCTGAATATATTTATGGAAAGAAGCGATTACGTGAAATTGATAGGCGTGTTCGTTTTTTATCAAAGCGTCTTGATGAACTAAAAATCGTTGACCCAGATCCTCGCCAAGAAGGAAAAGTCTATTTCGGTGCTTGGGTCACGCTTGAAGATAATGACGAAAATGTCAAAACCTTTAGGCTTGTGGGTCCCGATGAATTTGATCCAGCAAAACAGTGGATTTCTATTGATTCCCCTGTTGCCAGAGCGCTTATTGGTAAGCAAGTTGATGATGAAATTAGCGTGCAGACACCAGGTGGTGAAGTTAATTACTGCGTATTATCTATCAAATATCATTCAGAATAA
- the ompR gene encoding osmolarity response regulator transcription factor OmpR, whose translation MQESYKVLIVDDDLRLRSLLERYLTEQGFQIRTAANADQMDRLLTRESIHLIVLDLMLPGEDGLSICRRLRSQNNPIPIIMVTAKGEEVDRIVGLEIGADDYISKPFNPRELLARIRAVLRRQANELPGAPSQDNAIISFGKFKLNLGTREMFHEEEHMPLTSGEFAVLKVLVSHPREPLSRDKLMSLARGREYSAMERSIDVQISRLRRMIEEDPTHPRYIQTVWGLGYVFVPDGTSVQ comes from the coding sequence ATGCAAGAAAGTTATAAAGTGCTAATCGTGGATGATGATTTACGTCTGCGTTCACTCTTAGAGCGCTATTTGACAGAGCAGGGTTTTCAAATCCGTACTGCTGCAAACGCCGATCAGATGGATCGTCTGCTCACTCGCGAATCTATTCATCTTATTGTGCTCGATTTAATGCTTCCTGGTGAAGATGGCCTATCTATTTGCCGCCGCTTAAGAAGCCAAAACAACCCTATCCCTATTATTATGGTTACTGCGAAAGGGGAAGAGGTTGATAGAATTGTTGGACTTGAAATCGGGGCTGATGATTACATCTCAAAACCCTTTAATCCAAGAGAACTACTAGCACGTATTCGCGCAGTTCTTCGTCGTCAAGCAAATGAATTGCCTGGCGCACCTTCACAAGATAACGCCATTATCTCTTTTGGTAAGTTCAAGCTAAACCTTGGTACGCGTGAAATGTTCCACGAAGAAGAGCATATGCCTCTAACAAGTGGTGAATTCGCCGTATTGAAAGTACTGGTATCTCACCCTCGTGAACCACTTTCTCGTGATAAATTAATGAGCCTTGCTCGTGGTCGTGAATACAGTGCGATGGAGCGTTCAATCGATGTCCAAATTTCACGTTTACGTCGCATGATTGAAGAAGACCCAACGCATCCTCGCTATATTCAAACAGTTTGGGGACTCGGCTACGTATTCGTTCCTGATGGAACCAGCGTTCAATGA
- the pstS gene encoding phosphate ABC transporter substrate-binding protein PstS, producing MKLMRTTLTSVIAAAFSMTALSAQATTSLTGAGATFPAPVYAKWADSYQKETGNKINYQGIGSSGGVKQIIANTVDFGASDAPLADDKLQADGLFQFPTVIGGVVMAVNIPGIKSGELTLDGDTIGNIYLGKIQKWNDPAITKLNPGVKLPDQNIAVIRRADGSGTSFVFTSYLSKVNSTWKDEVGAGSTVKWPTGLGGKGNDGIAAFVQRVPGSIGYVEYAYAKQNNLAYTKLVTADGEAIAPTADSFSAAARKIDWSKSFAQDLTNQKGENAWPITSTTFILVHQTQKDAVKGKEVLNFFNWAYDKGNQEAKNLDYAVLPTEVVEQIRAAWKTSIKDSNGKPIY from the coding sequence ATGAAACTGATGCGTACCACCCTGACTAGTGTCATTGCCGCTGCGTTTTCAATGACCGCTCTTTCTGCACAGGCAACGACCTCACTGACTGGTGCTGGCGCAACGTTCCCTGCCCCAGTTTATGCTAAATGGGCAGATTCCTATCAGAAAGAAACGGGTAACAAAATTAACTACCAAGGCATTGGCTCTTCTGGTGGTGTTAAACAAATCATTGCAAATACTGTTGATTTTGGTGCTTCTGATGCGCCATTAGCAGACGACAAATTACAAGCTGACGGTTTATTCCAATTCCCTACCGTGATTGGTGGCGTTGTTATGGCAGTAAATATTCCTGGTATCAAATCAGGTGAACTGACCTTAGATGGCGACACTATTGGTAATATCTATCTAGGCAAGATCCAGAAATGGAATGACCCTGCCATTACAAAACTCAATCCAGGCGTAAAATTACCAGACCAAAATATCGCGGTTATTCGCCGTGCTGATGGTTCAGGTACATCATTCGTTTTCACTAGCTACTTATCAAAAGTAAATAGTACATGGAAAGATGAAGTAGGCGCAGGCTCTACCGTAAAATGGCCGACAGGCTTAGGTGGAAAAGGGAATGATGGTATCGCGGCATTCGTTCAACGTGTACCAGGTTCAATTGGTTATGTTGAATATGCTTACGCGAAACAAAACAATCTTGCTTATACTAAATTAGTCACAGCTGATGGCGAGGCAATCGCACCAACAGCTGACAGTTTTAGTGCCGCAGCAAGAAAAATTGATTGGAGCAAAAGCTTTGCACAAGACCTGACTAACCAGAAAGGTGAAAACGCATGGCCGATTACTTCAACCACCTTTATCTTAGTGCATCAAACACAAAAAGATGCCGTAAAAGGTAAAGAAGTACTGAATTTCTTCAACTGGGCTTACGACAAAGGTAATCAGGAAGCGAAAAACCTAGATTACGCAGTATTGCCAACCGAAGTTGTAGAGCAAATTCGTGCAGCATGGAAAACAAGTATCAAAGACAGTAATGGTAAACCGATTTACTAA